The DNA sequence aaagggTATGAAATCCATGTCCaaaatattcaaacattttGTCCTTGTGTTAcatatggatggaattatagtgaaaataaattaatcccctttttgctggggaccacTCAGAACCCCCTAAATaacccctgggggtccctggacTCCACTTTGAGAACCAATACGTTATAGCATGTATCTGatcatcttttattttctaaacagaatctgtctgtgtgtctcaccaGATGCCTCTGCCATCGGGCCAGTCACGGGCCATGCCAGCGCAGGTCAGCAGGGGAGACACGGGCTtgtcaaacaggaagtgatcaGCGATCAGCTGGTCCTGCTCGGCATCGGTCATGCCAGTCAGGGGGTAGTACTTTCCCTTGAACTCACCCTCCAGGCTGGACAGGGCTGATGGGAAAGATGGACAGAAAGGGAGGGGGTTACTTTGAGTCACAGAAAATGATACGCTGCTTTCAACAAAAAGAAATTAGTCTGAGTTAGATTGATGAGTTATTGTCATTAGTTTGATATTCACCCTCAATGGACAGCTTCTCAATGGTTCTGCGCTCTCCACGGCTGTTGTGGGGGGGCAGGGTGAATCCCTTGATGCTGCGGCCGGTACGCACACGGCTGGACAGCACATAGTTGGGGTCCAGGTCATCACCACCCTGAGAGAAGAAGACGGGACAGAGAATCACAACATTATTATTGTATCGTAGCCGTTGTTGGTAATTTTTCCTCCCTTGTCTCTTCATGGTCTCTTCTCAAATTTAAGTGTATGATTGACCGCATTTCCTGTCTGGCTAAAATTACTCAACACATAAATGTACTGTAGCTTTTTGCTTcagaaaatcaatttaaagaTCTTGTAAAAATTTTGGGACATTGCCCAGTTGGTCAACTTGGTCAACCGTGACGTGATGACACCGTACATTTAACCAGTAATTTAACCAAATTAAATGGATTAAGGGTTACCAATGATCCAATCTCCCTCCTGCCTTTAACCTGTTCTTAACCGTCTATTCGCTACTCACCTTCAGGTTCTCGAAGTTCAGGTCGGTCTTGTGCTTGTCGGTGGGCTTGTATCCACCATGACGGTCAGAGATGACTGGGTCCAGCAGATCCTTGAAGACCTCATAGGACTCCTCGTCACCAGCGACGCAACCCACGGTCATGATGAAGGGGTGGCCTTGGGGACACAAGGGATGATAAGAAAGTTGATAAAACTACTGGCTAGTTTAACTCTGAAGAATGTTACATCTGTTTGTGGAGAGACTGATATGTATTGAATATGAGTGCCTGCTGTCCCTGTGACACCATGTGACAAGAAAATCCTGCATATgattattaaaaacagaaaacttgcAGGATCTTTAACTCGGATGCCAAACATTGATAAATAGTCAGcttgtgttgatgttttcagataataataatcatcgTACAGTGTTTGCTTCAGTTGATTAATGTCCTAAACCTCACTAAAGTGTCTTattgcaagtgtgtgtgtgtgttatacacTGATGACTCGCTCCTTCTTACCAGGGTTGTCAACACCAGTCTGGATGACGTCATCCAGGGTGAAACCACTGGGGGTGGACTTGCTCCTCAGCTTGCCATAGATCTCCTTGGTCAGCACCTACAGCATACGACACACAGTGCAGGTTAGTGATTATACAGTCACAGTTGAACCAATCATACAGGTTACATGAAAATGACATCAGTTTGAAATGTGTACAGAAAAGTCATGCCTCACTGATTAGCTAAATGTCAGAGTTGTAATAAGGtgattttaagaaaataataatgtgcTGAAAGGTATCGGTGTCTGTGCAAGATGTGTGATTTGTGGTTGATGGCCATGGATAGACAACGCCCGGCCAAATTGCACAATGTCAGGGCAGGGATTTGTACCTTGGCCATGTGGTTGTTGTGCTTGGACAGATCAGGGAACTCATCGTCCAAGGAGAACTTCATCTTGTAGTCGTTGTGGCAGTTCTTTGCCATGGCTGCAATTCTTACTCCgcctgagaggagagaagaaaaaaggggaGAGACAATGAGTTATTCAGAATCTGCAAAACTTGTAGTCATTTGGTGAGATTTCAAGAGAGGAGAATTTGGACTCCATGCAGTTTTCATTCACTTTTGGTGCTTATTGTTATAGCTCAGAACAACATTATAGAAGGATATTATAGTTTTACTGGCTACAagaatatttgaaaaatgtcatgAGGTCTTGTTGCAAGCAACTTGAAACTCAACATAGTGACCTGGGGAATACCATTGTTCTTGTCTGACTTCTCTCCAAGTGTTTCAAGTGCTCTGTCTATGAGTCTTCTGGTGAAGAGGAGACCACGtctcattctgtctttctttttttttctttcactctcctTTCACTACCTCTTTCTcccttgtcttcctctctcctcatctgtcTGCAAACAGATCTTTCTGTCAGCTGTGCTGCCCACATACTTTTACGCAGCTTTCTTACCACCTGTTTCCCTCTTACAGCAAAGATTATTAATAGTTTGGCTGTGCCCCCTCTTGCCCTGCACCCCTCCCATCTCTGCAGGGAGCTACAGTCTCCATGACATTATGAGAAGtgatttttctctcctctctcactcctTTCAGCTTCAGGCTAACACAGACTTTGTGGCTGACCTACTCTGCAGCACAGAGGCAGCAGAGAAAGTACTTTCGTACCAGAATAAAGACTTGAACTagcataaaaatgcaaatgctaAAACTGCAAGTGGTTAATCTAATGATATTCTGCAATCTCTCATTTTGTCTTGAgacatagttttgtttttaatgtttcttgtaCAATTtgaaaaagcctcttgaagaaatatttttgcatattctTACTCAAACACTCACTTATCTTCTGTTACATACATTTAGGGATTTAATGATCTAGTTCtttaacacaaatacacaataaaaaaaatcagaaatgcagaaatcaacagagctgcagctgcagaataAACGCATGGGGTCATGAATTGATTAAACACCGGTAGCTATCATTTTGTTTCTATTCTCAAGCCGATCACTCTCTGCGTCAGACAGAGGTCAAAACTTTGTCAAACGCTTGAGGTGCAGCTGATTGATGACACCTGCTACACTTAAAGGTCAAAGCATGCATGCCTCACAGATGGCTCCACATGTTCCATGACTAAATCAAGCGCTCCTAAACTATTCGAAGACGCACTTCAGGCATGTCCTGCTGGCGTCAGCAACAGCTGATAGATAGTCACAACTGTTTCACTGCTGTATACATAACTACACTTTCATCAGCAGACTAGTGCCAcaatcaaacaatcaatcaaacaaaaagagcgtcagtcttttaaaaaaaatagtttcagGCTATGAATGATCAAAGTAGATTTTAGTGGTTTCCATAtcaggaaaaa is a window from the Thunnus thynnus chromosome 7, fThuThy2.1, whole genome shotgun sequence genome containing:
- the ckmb gene encoding creatine kinase, muscle b; amino-acid sequence: MAKNCHNDYKMKFSLDDEFPDLSKHNNHMAKVLTKEIYGKLRSKSTPSGFTLDDVIQTGVDNPGHPFIMTVGCVAGDEESYEVFKDLLDPVISDRHGGYKPTDKHKTDLNFENLKGGDDLDPNYVLSSRVRTGRSIKGFTLPPHNSRGERRTIEKLSIEALSSLEGEFKGKYYPLTGMTDAEQDQLIADHFLFDKPVSPLLTCAGMARDWPDGRGIWHNDNKTFLVWVNEEDHLRVISMQKGGNMKEVFRRFCTGLQKIEEIFKKHKHGFMWNEHLGYVLTCPSNLGTGLRGGVHVKLPKLSTHPKFEEILTRLRLQKRGTGGVDTASVGGVFDISNADRLGSSEVYQVQLVVDGVKLMVEMEKKLEKGESIDGMIPAQK